One genomic segment of Leishmania major strain Friedlin complete genome, chromosome 8 includes these proteins:
- the FESODA gene encoding iron superoxide dismutase, whose protein sequence is MFGRAPMKAATATAAVGFSCLCYHTLPHLRYPAELPTLGFNYKDGIQPVMSPRQLELHYSKHHSAYVDKLNTLGKGYEGKTIEEIILATTGINESKVMFNQAAQHFNHSFFWKCLSPGGKPMPKTLENAIAKQFGSVDDFMVSFQQAGVNNFGSGWTWLCVDPQTKELLIDSTSNAGCPLTSGLRPIFTADVWEHAYYKDFENRRADYLKELWQIVDWEFVCHMYERATK, encoded by the coding sequence ATGTTCGGCCGCGCCCCGATGAAggccgccacggccaccgctgccgtcgggTTTTCGTGCCTGTGCTACCATACCCTTCCTCATCTTCGGTACCCGGCCGAGCTGCCGACGCTTGGCTTCAACTATAAGGACGGCATCCAGCCCGTCATGAGCCCCCGTCAGCTGGAGCTGCACTACAGCAAGCACCACAGCGCGTACGTGGACAAGTTGAACACGCTCGGCAAGGGCTATGAGGGGAAGACGATTGAGGAGATCATCTTGGCGACCACCGGCATCAATGAAAGCAAGGTCATGTTCAACCAGGCCGCCCAGCACTTCAACCATTCCTTCTTCTGGAAGTGCTTGTCGCCTGGTGGCAAGCCGATGCCGAAGACGCTCGAGAATGCAATCGCGAAGCAGTTCGGAAGCGTCGACGACTTCATGGTGTCCTTCCAGCAGGCCGGCGTGAACAACTTTGGCTCTGGCTGGACGTGGCTCTGCGTCGATCCCCAGACGAAGGAGCTGCTCATCGACAGCACGAGCAACGCGGGCTGCCCGCTGACCTCTGGCTTGCGCCCCATCTTCACAGCTGATGTATGGGAGCATGCCTACTACAAGGACTTCGAGAACCGTCGCGCGGACTACCTGAAAGAGCTCTGGCAGATCGTCGACTGGGAATTTGTCTGCCATATGTATGAGAGGGCCACGAAGTAA
- a CDS encoding putative mitochondrial associated ribonuclease — MAAMASRALISSPSHLLQKFDSCRTIFMCCDIQEKLRNRIPNFQAAVDVSNSMATIHNTLTPKHSTFVVTEQYPKGVGHVAKDITLPEGTPVIEKLQPSMLVPEMMPYIDGDAARGILPVQQAVLWGHETHVCVLQTADELLSRNIRVAVLVDGCASQQQLDHDVAIQEMAGWENLTLTTTISVLLQLSRGDRWIRGALMKVVKPKWADPSRFPSLPADGERPKA; from the coding sequence ATGGCCGCCATGGCGTCGCGCGCCCTCATCTCCTCGCCGTCACACCTGCTGCAGAAGTTTGACAGCTGCCGCACCATCTTCATGTGCTGCGATATCCAGGAAAAACTGCGCAACCGCATCCCCAACTTCCAGGCGGCCGTTGACGTGTCAAACTCGATGGCGACCATCCACAACACGCTGACGCCCAAGCACTCCACCTTTGTGGTGACGGAGCAGTACCCGAAAGGGGTGGGGCATGTTGCGAAGGACATCACGTTGCCTGAGGGTACCCCGGTGATCGAGAAGCTGCAGCCGTCGATGCTAGTGCCGGAAATGATGCCCTACATCGACGGTGACGCGGCGCGTGGCATCTTGCCGGTGCAGCAAGCGGTGCTGTGGGGTCACGAgacacacgtgtgcgtgcttcaGACGGCCGATGAGCTGCTGTCCCGCAACATCCGCGTGGCGGTGCTTGTGGACGGCTgcgcctcgcagcagcagctcgatCACGACGTAGCGATCCAGGAGATGGCGGGATGGGAGAACCTCACGCTGACAACCACCATCTCCGTTCTTTTGCAGCTGTCGCGTGGCGATCGCTGGATAAGGGGAGCCCTCATGAAAGTAGTGAAGCCAAAGTGGGCAGACCCCTCTCGCTTCCCGAGCCTCCCCGCGGACGGTGAGAGGCCGAAGGCGtga